A window of Podarcis muralis chromosome 10, rPodMur119.hap1.1, whole genome shotgun sequence genomic DNA:
TCACCATTGGGGAAATGCAATTAAATCCACAGCCGGTGAGGCGTTTGCAATTTGAGGTGGTGCGTGGACGGTGGTTGTAGGAGTGTCATAGAAACCTACCGATAGATCCCATGGTATCAATAACAAAATTCCCCCTCTAGTCATACCgtgtctttattttattgttaattttCTCTGAAAGATATATGCTCTTTCTTCCCATACTGGAACATTTATCTTTTCCTGGCACTGTTGCGTTGCAAAAAATGAACGAATGTACTTCCATCTCAACcaaaggagattgcagagaagtTGAATGCATTGCTTTTGTCTTCACAGCAGAGGGTGCAAGGCAGAACCCTTTCACAGAAAATGAGTTTTGAGGAACTCAGGCAAATGGTGGTGACAAGAGACAACATCCTAGGCCTTACTGACATTAAAACTGGCAAAACACTGGGTCTGGATAGCATCCAACCATACAAAATGGCTCACCttctaagaaaaaaagaaaagtaacttGTTCCTAAAATCTCCCTCCATACCCAAATATTTCAAAGTGGCCAACAGAGCCATGCCGGTGGTTTGCACAGTGTAATTATGTCTCCACCAGAGAGAAGTATGACTAACCTCTCcaaagagaagaaaataaaaaagccatGCATCAGTCAGGGCTTTTCCACACTTGTCATTTATGGTGATATAGCTGCGGTTGGATCCATTTTTAAGTGCATTTGGAGCTGATATTCTACACCTTTTGTCACATGGTTGCTGTTATTACAAAGCGagtgtctttccccccctcccacactAATGGAGGGTTGCACCCAAACTGAGAAAAGTTCTGTGGTTGTAGTCACACCCCTCCTTACCCTCCCTTGTATCCTGCCAGCCAGTAAACGTAGGATTTCTAAGCACGTGCAAgttttctttggattttttggtATATAATACCTTGTATTCTGGAATTCTAACCAATTAtaaaagttacagatgggtagccgtgttggtctgccatagtcaaaacaaaaaaaattccttccagtagcaccttaaagaccaactaagttagttcttggtatgagctttcgtgtgcatgcacacttcttcaggtatctgaagaagtgtgcatgcacacgaaagctcataccaagaactaacttagttggtctttaaggtgctactggaaggaattttttttgtttcaattatAAAAGGTTAGACAAGAGGAACTCTCTGTGTCTGCCTGAGCTACAGCTGATCCCTGAACTCCCTTCACTAGCTGACATCATGTCTCTGAATAGTTCGCAAACTGACAAGCTTGCATTGGTCAGAGGGAGTGGAATGAAGCAGCTATGTCCAAAACCACACCACACAAGCCCCCACCCAGAAAGTGGGGTGGTGCCACACAAATGACAATACTGAAGATCCATTCTGAATCTTTTGCAAATGTTGGGATCTTTTCATTTCTAGAAGGGGGGTTAAAAACATTTTGAGTACATTGTTCTGGAATAGTAGCTGAAGAACGGCAGCATGTGGCAGCATGCCAGAAAAGAAAAACCAGTTAACAATACCTCTATAAAAGCTAAGGTCCTTGGTTAGGTACATAGCTGGCTTAGAAAGTAAGTTTAAGAAATTTGCATATCCTTAAATGCtccaaggggacgcgggtggcgctgtgggtaaaagcctcagcgcctagggcttgccgatcgaaaggtcggcggttcgaatccccgcggcggggtgcgctcccgttgctcagtcccagcgcctgccaacctagcagttcgaaagcacccccgggtgcaagtagataaatacggaccgctttctagcgggaaggtaaacggcgtttccgtgtgcggctctggctcgccagagcagcgatgtcacgctggccacgtgacccggaagtgtctgcggacagcgctggcccccggcctcttgagtgagatgggcgcacaaccccagagtctggcaagactggcccgtacgggcaggggtacctttacctttttaaatgccCCAAGGctgattaatttttatttcaCGGCAGAGTTGTTGCTTCCTGGTGACGTTTTAATGCTTTCATGTATCTGTGTTAGCTTGATGGTTTCAATTGCTGTATTTGAGTTTGGATCCAAGGCTGTAAAAACTGAGTTCTGCAAGTGCAATAGGACTTCTTCCTCTTGTCCCCCCTTGAAATGTATTCCTCTGCCCTGGCACTCTCCCTGAAGCTGCTCTGGAGCCCCCAAaccttccagagctgatgcaggtGGCACTACTGGATACAAACCATAAGCTATTTTTACTattagccaccttgagctctttcaaGGAAAGATATgggatataattttttaaaataaataataacaagtaCATACAGCTTCCTATAGCATAACAACTAAGCATAAGAGTTAGAGAGAAAGGGATCTGTAAAGCCACTACCACAAGATGATGAGATAGGGCCTTATATGTGACTTATGGAATTCCAGACCAAGGTTTTACAGAGCTGAGAAAGAAAGGTATTTTTCCATTATGCATTTaatttattgcaattatttgcTTCAAGTTCCAACATTTTCCAGTGAATATGACCAAAGAATACTTTTAATATAGGCAATTGCTTTTGGTGGTGGGATTCATACTCCGTATTCCTATTCAAATCTGTTTCCAGCAAATGCTAAGTGACAGACCAGCAGCAGATAAAGTGCATTTAGGTAAAGGCAAACAAGTGTCAtatagacttaaaaaaaatacagcagtTGAGCAAAACACCATCCTGATAGTTTTAGTGCACTACATTTGAGGAGTTTGCCACCTTCCAATTCAATTTTATATCATTCAAGCTATTCATTCCAAAAATGCtgaatattaatattaaacattaaatactTAATATTAAAATAGcttctatatttaaaaaaatgaccaACATACACAAACAGGCATTTCTAGAAGCCTTAAAAGCCAGTTTCCTTGCAGTCCAATAAACAATTTTAATAGCAAATCCTTTTATCCTTTGGATCCAGGCTTCAGACTTGCAAATGCTTTTGAGTTCTTAAGGGAATAGGAAGTTTCATTGAGAAAAGAGATAAAATGAGAGTCTCTCTCAGACTTCTTGGATTCAAAAATAACTACAATGGTAAAATGAGGTTCGGGGCGAGTCAAAAAGTATGTGCTTTGAACTTTGTCATCATAGAAATGGACCACTTTTTCCAAACTGTTGAGGTCAGAAGCCCGGTCAGACATAATCATGATGACATTGGGCCAGTGCATAACAGGCCTGTCACTGGGCAGAGATACGACTGCAGGATACTGATCAACACCTTTGGGGGCTTCTCTGTAGGAATGGGGATGATGGTAACCATGTCCCTGAAAGCTCTCTGATCCACGGTTGTCAAAGATTAAGGAAACGTTAACAGCATCGTATTTCCTGATAAAGCTGGAAATTTTCCCAAAATAATCAGGGTTGGCTTTTGCAGTCAATGTCTTCATTTCAGATGGCGTCGTTTGCCGACTAAGTGCCTCATGAAAGTAAAAGCTAAATTTGGCAAGGAGGATATTCTTGAGTTTCATGAGCCACAGGAAAAGGTGTGGCGGTTGCACAGCCTTCTGAGACTGGCCGCCAAACAGGTGTTTCTTGGTTTCTCGTTGCTTCTCGAAAATCTGTCCCCAAGTCTGCAGCTTTGTGTGAGCATTGTGCAAATGGACCAAGGATGGGAGGAATTTCCACTCTGAGATCTGTGCCTGAGCCTTCAAAAGATGGGTAAGCACATCCGCTTCTAACTGGAAGCTACTTTCCAGAGGACTAAGGATTGGGTGATGAAATCTAGAGAAGGGAAGACATTTCGAGATGCATGAGATGCATTGCACAGAAAAGCTATTCTCTCAATCAGCCAGGAATCCAGAGAGAGTGTACAGTTCTAGAGCATGCTTGCCAAATGCTGTCCTTCCCGGAACACCATAGTACAAAACAGAATTGAAGAGCTTTGTCACTACTTCTAACAGGATTTTAAGATCTTGGCAACTCTGCATGTTACAATCATGTACCAGGTACACTGAATAAGCAGTTCACCCGTGTTCCACTCACCAATGTATCAAAGTTGAGCATTTTCTATGCTTGTCTCCAAGGGGCACAACAGCCACATTCACACATCACAAGAAGTCATCAACCATGGTAAATAATGCCTGCTTCACTCCTCTTGGATCACATTGGCAGAAAGCAAACCATAATCCCCAGCTAGATGTTGTATTTGAACAAGGAAATATGGTTTGTTTCGCTCCTAAAAAACCATAATCTTAGCCAAGGTTTATTCTTGGCTTACTGATTATGGTTGTTGGGAGCAAAACAAAGCAGAGTCAGAACATTAAGCcagagatcatggtttgtttcctccacACAGTAGGGGAGAGGACATAAACAGACCAGAAATGTATGTTCAAATGTATGTTCAGAAATGTATGTTAATTATAGCATACATGTGAAGTGGGCAAATACTTCCAAGTGTTGGATAATATATGATTTACTCCCAAattctgcaaaaaacaacaaccctccaaCTCACCACAGAATACTTCACATTTGGATGAAACAGAAAACTTTGGTCAGAATAAGTTATACTAATTAAATTATATAAACATCCACTTGAAAGTGACCCACTACTCATTTCTACAAAATTTCAGCTCCAGTTGGTTCCAACGACCAGGTCAACAGCCATTTTATTGTTACTGCAAACTagataaagaagaaaaagcacagaCCAGTGCTCAAATTGTTTCCTAATGAGAGGAACATTCCTGATATTGTGTCTGAAAAAATGTTGCCTACTTGGAGACAATGTGCCTTCAGTCTACCATATAAGACTCTCAGCTAACCAAGTTTAAATGAAGCAGAATTTAAACTGAATGCAAGCCTTGTCGGGGACATCTAGTGAAAAACTGTAATTCCAGAAAATTGCCaactgaatgatgatgatgatgaagaagaaggctGAATGACAAAACTTACACTGTCTCAGAAATGTGTTCTAATTAAAAGCCTTACCACAGACACCATTACAAAGTCATTTCCACACCTGTtttctgcacacacaaaatgtcTACTCCTGATACTGACAATTAAGAAATACAGATATGaaaccatattttttaaaaaattaaattatggGGAACTATTTAAAATTAATTAGTGGATGTTGCAATTTAGAAAAATCATGATAAGGCTGAGAGGATGTGCTTATGTTTCATATGCTTAACAAAGGATCTCATGCTTCTCAATTTTGTACCAACCCTAAATCTGTGATTATGTTCTTAAATTTAGGCACTATGTATAAATCTGCAGGCTTCCTGAGCACatcaaacaaaaattaaggggtaGGGGAAGATGAAAGTTAATGAAATTGTTGGATAGCAAACACGATAGAAACTGTG
This region includes:
- the KICS2 gene encoding KICSTOR subunit 2 — encoded protein: MGESTPLGAPVPVEQAVLETFFSHLGIFSYDKAKDNVEKEREANKSAGASWLSLLAGLAHLAAAEKAYHSMTFLGQKLGGQSFFSRKDSIRTIYTSLHNELKKVVATGRNALGGTAPHLEELLSHLSEQLCYFVQARMEIADFYEKMYSLSTQKFINSEELVNFLESILKKYSSRFHHPILSPLESSFQLEADVLTHLLKAQAQISEWKFLPSLVHLHNAHTKLQTWGQIFEKQRETKKHLFGGQSQKAVQPPHLFLWLMKLKNILLAKFSFYFHEALSRQTTPSEMKTLTAKANPDYFGKISSFIRKYDAVNVSLIFDNRGSESFQGHGYHHPHSYREAPKGVDQYPAVVSLPSDRPVMHWPNVIMIMSDRASDLNSLEKVVHFYDDKVQSTYFLTRPEPHFTIVVIFESKKSERDSHFISFLNETSYSLKNSKAFASLKPGSKG